From the Candidatus Trichorickettsia mobilis genome, the window ACGGCTCAGGTGAAGCAAGTAATCTCTTTGCTTTATTTAAAACAAAATTTGCGTTTCAAAGTGATGATCCGATGATGGGTAAACTTTACAGCTCGATATGCGGCTCTGAGACCGTTACCCGTCAGCAGAAAAACACTAGCTTCGGAGCTAATACTTTCAGGGACGGCATTAGTTATAATGAACAGCAACAAGAAAAGCCTCTTGTAAAACTAGATGATTTTGCAAGTCTTGGCATTGGGGAGTGTTATACGTTATTACCGATACCTGAGGTTAGGTTATCCAAAATGCAAACCCCAGAAGCCAAAAGAAAAGATAAGAATCCAGGATTTGTTGAGGCAAAAGAGCTAGAGGAAATTATAGAAAGTAGCGATCCTAGTTTATTAGAGCAAGATGATGATGACTATTCCGACAGTGATAATATTAATACTACAGATAATCAGGATAGTATCGAGCTATTTACTCAAAAACAAAAAGAGTTAGAACCTCTGGTTATAGATGATCAGTCTAGCTCAAAAATAAAACAACCTAGTAGTTCTGTAACGAATACAAAAAATCAAAAAAGCATTACTAAGAAAGAAGAGGTTGAGTTTGATGAGCTTGAAATTTAACTACTACCCAAGATGATTAAATTAATTAACCAGAAAGGATTTTAAATATGTCGGATAAATTAACAAAAGAACAAAGTAATAATACCGAAAAACCTCAAAGTAAGTATATCTTGCCAGAGAAAATGAAATCTTTAGAAGACGTTATTACTCGAATACATTCTGAAGCTGATTTTATCTCCACTGCTTTTGGAGTTCATACTAATAAGGTAATGGAGTCTTTTAAGTCCGCAATAAACACAATTACTGAAACAAGCGACACTCTTGAGTTGCCGATAGAAATGTTTAAAGAAAATAATGATAGACTTGAGGCATTAATAAATACTTTAGTTATTTTACCGAGTAAGACGGAAGAAATACTTTCCGGTGTACAGGACAAAGTAGCAAAGGCCGTTGCTGCCGCTATTCCCGATCTTGTAGACACTCTATGTAAGTCTCATAATGATAACTACCGAGAAATACACAGATCGATAGATTCGTGCATTCAGGATTTAAGTCATTATATTAATGAAGCTAGAACGCAGACGCAAACTGAATTAATAGAGTGTAAACAAGAAATAGCTAACCTAATCGAGTGTGGCATAAAGCAACGCACTCGTAGAATTTTTTTAATACTTATGCTATCAGGTTCATTTTCCGCAATAGTATCCGGCGTAACTAGTTGGGTTATTAATAAACATTTTCCACGTAGCGTGGAGATTACCGGTAACCAGCATTTAGTAGTAAAGGACTCTCAAGTGTTAGTTCACGGTTCTGATACATATAAATTAGAAAAACAAAAGAAAGAAGGAAAATAATTGTGATTGCAAGCCTCTAGAATTATCAATATTCTCAAGCATAATTCGGTGGTATAAAATTATTACATTAAGCACTGGCACAAGATTTTAAAAGATTAAGCATGTTTGTTACAAGTATAAAATTTATCGGATATATTGCTATTTTCTTATTTTCATTGGTAATTCATGAAAATGTTCATGCTAGAGTCGCTTATTATCTAGGCGACTCAACGGCAAAAGATATGGGTAGATTTTCATTTAATCCATTAAAACATGTTACGTTAGCCGGCATATTACTTCCGATCGGATTGCACCTTATCAATGCACCGATATTTGGTTTTGCAAAACCTGTTCCGTATAATCAGTCTTTATTCAAAAACCCAAGAAGAGATATGATTCTCGTTGGATTGGCAGCACCTTTTGCAAATTTTATTTTAGCCGTTATAGCATGTCTTTTATGTAGTATTAGACTGTCAATATTACCGGAAATCTATTTGTTGTATTTTGATACAATTTGTGCAACGATATTCAAGGTAAACTTTCTGCTTTGCGTCTTTAATCTCCTGCCTATTCCTCCTCTTGACGGTAGTATAATTTATATGAGTACCGTAATAGACAAAAATCCCAAGCTTTCCCGAAAATTTGAAGATCAGGGATTTGGAATATTGTTTTTTTTATTAATAATAATGCCGTTAATTGGCAAGGCTTTCGGCAAAGACTATAATATAATCGGTATATATATAAGATGGTGCTTAGATGAATTTGTTTCAATTCTAAGCTCTTTAGCCGGATAAAATGCTGTATCCTTTATATTGCCAAGGATTAAAGGCGGTAGATAAAAAACTGTTTTGCTATATATTTTAATATAATACTTTCTTTCTAATAGATACAATTTTTGTCCGTTTTAAATTCGTCTGGTTTTATGACTAAAGAGAAAAATATATCATACCCCCAACCAATGCTGAGTAGTGTTGATTATGATAACTTAGGAGTAGACTTTTTTTCTTTAACAAGCCTTGAATATGGCGCATTGCAAAACTGTAGCGATTTCTTAGAAAAGTTAGAAGAAGCTCTATTAAGCGCAAAAATGGTTCAAATTCCCGAAATGGTTGTGGTACATCTTTGTTGTTATTTGGGAGCTACAACTACTATTTATAATCAGGATAAATCAAGAGACTTAGAGCCGGAGATTAATAACCTTTTACGGCGACATGCCGAATTATCGCTATCAAAATTTAATCATTATCTTTTGAACTCAAATGCTAATACTCAATCCTTGCTATTGAATCGATTAAAGGAGGATACGCCGGGCAGCATTGTGGTTCAAACTTTGCGTTTAGGTCGAATTATTATGGATATGATGGAGAATTTATCAAATTCTCGAAGTAGTCTTTTAAAAAAACAAAAAGATTTAATTTGCCCGCAAAATGAATTCTTCGTTTTTTTAATACCGTTAGTAAATGAACAACATGAAAAATGGCAGGAATATTTAGACGGGGTATCGATTAATCATGCTATTAATCAACTGACAATACAAATAGGTTGGCTTGTGGGTTATTTCTCTTATCTAGATAGAAAGCCAGACACAAATTCATATTTAGAATATTGCTTACCTTGTATTCCACTCTATATGGATCATACTAATAAATTACTACAGGCTATGCTTGCCGGAGGGCAAATACTTACGAGTATACAACAACTCTCAATAAATGATGAAGAGCCGATAGATGATGTAGTAATAGATGACATAGAAACAGCGTCATTATTAAATGAAATTTGGGAATTATCGCAAAAGACTCACTCTGAATTACCTCCTGCAACAACCAAATTTCAAAAGGAGGCAGCTATTTTTCAAGCAGGACTAGAAAAGCTTGTTGTTGAGTTGATATCAGAACATATGGAAATTAAAATTCTTTATATGAGTATTTTTTATTTTTGGTTCACCTTAGATGCACCGTTGCGTGGTATACCATATGAGTCCCTTAACAAATTATCACCCTTTGAAGAAATGGGCAATATTATTACCCTTATAAGAAAAACTACCTTTGAGTTACCGGATCCGGAATTCTCACCTAATGTAAAAATACTAAATAGCAAATTGCAGAGTTTAAAATCAAAATTACCTGCCCCTGAAGATTTAGACAATGTACCGCAAGACCGGGTGGAGTGCCAGAGCACTAGAGTTAACACGGCTATTCATACACTAACATCCGATTATTTAAAGCAAGATTACCACCCTGAGGTTATTGCTAATGTTTTATTTAGCCAATGGTTAAGATTGTCTGTTCTCTATGGCGTATCAGAACAAGAATGGCAGAAAATGAATCATTATTTCGTTGAAATCTTAACCGCTGTTAGAAGTTATATACCAACTATATTATTAAGAAATGATTTATCGAAAATATAAGATACTTACTTGATGAAACTAAAATTCAACATAATATACAAGTAAGAGTATTACTTGTCATACCCTTACTTGTGTGTTATTATTATTTTATATGTGGCAGCTCATCGCATCCACCTTAATACAGCAATATTTTAAAACAAAACTTATTTAAGATTGATTTTATGAGAGTATCTACTAAAGGACAAGTTACTATACCATACGAGATGAGAACTAAATTAGGTATGCTTCCATGTACGGAAGTTGATTTTATCTTACAAGATGACGGGATATTAATTCAAAAACAACACGGGAGCAAACGCAAAGGTTCAAAATTGCTAGAGCAGTTATCTGGTAAAGCTAAGTTAAATATGTCTACTGAATATATAATGAAATTAACCAGATCATGATTTTAGTAGATAGTAATATATTACTTGATATCTTGACTATCGATCCTCAGTGGTACGACTGGTCTGCCTCTAAACTTAGCCTAATTGCCGAATCTCACGAGCTAATTATCAATGACATAATATATACCGAAATTTCAATCGGCTTTGAGAGAATTGAAGATTTAGAGGAAACTTTTTCCGGCGACTTTTTAAAAATTATGCCAATGCCGAAAGAAGCACTTTTTTTAGCCGGTAAAGCTTTTCTACAATATAAATCTAATAACGGCACTAAAAACTCGGTATTACCGGATTTGTTTATCGGCGCACACGCCTCCGTGCTTGGAATTCTTTTGATAACCAGAGATACAAGCCGTTACAAAACTTATTTTCCAAAGTTACAATTAATCACGCCTTAAGTAGTTTAATCACTACCTAAAGCCTACCGTTCCGCTACTCCCCACTGTTCGGTGACAATTATGGTGACAATTATAATTCTAGACCCTTGCTTTTAGACATCTCTAGTTGCTTATGGTTTTCAATAGCTTTACTTTGAATTTTTTGAACTTCCTTACAGGGGAAATATTCATGAGTACGGGTTTTAGTTAAATAATCCAAGAATTTTATAGAGCAATCAAATTTCTTGCTATCTAAAGTAATAGTTTTCCCGGCATCTAATATAGAAATCTTATTATTGATAGAATTAATACATTTTGCTTGATAGTTTTTTAATAAAGTTTGATGAGTCTCAGTGAGATCATTAGTGGATTTTAAGGTGCTAATAATCGCGGTATGATCGTTAGTATTTTTTTCTAAAAACGTTACAAACTTACTTAACTTATCAAAATTATCCGTACGCATATTATCATGAGCATTTTTAATAGAATTTATTAAATTATCACTATGGCATTCCGGATGTTTAATGTTACCGTGTAATCCGGCTAAAAACTCTTGTTCTTGTTTTATAACGTCAATCACTTTAGCAGGAGTTTTTGCTTCTTGCTTTTGATTACTCAAGTTTAGTAAATGGCTATTAATGCGACTTAAGTCCAGCGCAACTTGATTATGCACTTTATGCTCCCGAATAATTTTATCAAGAGTTTGATAAGCCGCCTTAAGATCGGTTGTATCCCTCAATCTTTGAAGTAACGTTTCTTGGGTTTCCGCGCCGGTTTCTAAAGCTTTTTGCACTATAACCTCCAACTTATCAAAATCTTTATTTTCACGCTGAGTATAAGCTAACTCTACTTTAGACATTAGCTCTTTATTGCTAGAAAAATATTTTATATTCCCGTGTAAATCAGCAAGCAAATTTTGCTCTTTTTTTATTTCTGCTAATGCCAATTCAGGTGATGTAGAATGCAACCTTGCTTCTGCTTGTTTTTCTGGTTGTCTAAATTGTTTTTTAATAGCAACGGCCGTTTCTAATGCTTGATGTGTTACGACAGTGTTTATCGAAAATGACATGTCGCGATAGACACTCATCGTTGATGCTTGATGTTCTTTCAGTAAGTTATCTGCTAAAGAAAATATTTTATTTAATAATTCAGGCTGTTTTGCAGCAATTTCAGCTGCTTGTAATTTTGAGTATAAGGCGTAATTAGCTCGATATTTATCAATCGGTAGATTTAGCGATTCGTAAGTTTCTTTTAAAAATCTTTGTTCTAATACTAGTATTGGTTTAAGTTTTTCTGGTTCATAACTAGATTTTTTCTGTCTATTAAAATCACGAAGATGCGTATTTAAATATTCGTCCAAGTGGCTATCTCTAATTTTTGTACAAAAACTATTGGCTTCCTCATCGCTCATACCTATCATTGCTTTGGTGGCATTAGCTTCACTTAAAGCATATCCAAAATTCTTTGCCTCAAGCAGTATATCCTTATTTTGTGTATAGCAATTAGCCGCAAATTCTAAGGATTTTCTACTTTGTTCAAGGGCAACCGTGCCTTTATTACCGCCAAGACGATAGGCTTCAACTATAGTATTTTCAGGTAGATTGTATTTCTGAATATAAGTAAGATTTTCCCTCTCTTGGTTTGAGAGCTTTATAATATCCGTAGTTTTATTACAGGCTGCTAAATACTGATTTACACTAGTAGCTAGATGTTTATTGATCGCATCACTAAAAGTATCTTGGATACTCTTCTCTCCGCTTGAGATCAGGACGTCATTAAAATCACCCTCCTTAACCGGTCTCGCTATCTCTACATAAGCCCCCCTACTCTCTAAAGTTATTTTAGCCGCGTCAATTGTTTTATCGGTAACCGCAGCCCATCCGTCATTATCGGCGGCAATGATTATCTTCTCACCTTTTCTCGGTTGATAATTACTAATATTGTTAATT encodes:
- a CDS encoding AbrB/MazE/SpoVT family DNA-binding domain-containing protein, producing MRVSTKGQVTIPYEMRTKLGMLPCTEVDFILQDDGILIQKQHGSKRKGSKLLEQLSGKAKLNMSTEYIMKLTRS
- a CDS encoding site-2 protease family protein yields the protein MFVTSIKFIGYIAIFLFSLVIHENVHARVAYYLGDSTAKDMGRFSFNPLKHVTLAGILLPIGLHLINAPIFGFAKPVPYNQSLFKNPRRDMILVGLAAPFANFILAVIACLLCSIRLSILPEIYLLYFDTICATIFKVNFLLCVFNLLPIPPLDGSIIYMSTVIDKNPKLSRKFEDQGFGILFFLLIIMPLIGKAFGKDYNIIGIYIRWCLDEFVSILSSLAG
- a CDS encoding type II toxin-antitoxin system VapC family toxin yields the protein MILVDSNILLDILTIDPQWYDWSASKLSLIAESHELIINDIIYTEISIGFERIEDLEETFSGDFLKIMPMPKEALFLAGKAFLQYKSNNGTKNSVLPDLFIGAHASVLGILLITRDTSRYKTYFPKLQLITP